A region of the Leptospira ellinghausenii genome:
ATTGGCTGTAGAAATGTAGGGATTACACCTGGGATGGAAGAACGTTCTTGAATGTCTTTTAGAACTTCATTTTTAGTAATTTGTCTTTCTTCTGGAAAAAGAAAAACAAGTGGTGCTTTCAAAAATTTTGGCAGTCCCGAAAACCATCTCTGTACTGGAATTTTCCTCCACTCTGATTCCGGTTTCAAATTGATTATAGTTTCAACCATGCTAATTGGAGCGGGGTCGAGAGCTGATCCAGATCGACCAATCTTCCCTACAACAGAGTGAACTTCTGGAACAGCTCCAATCGCTAAATCTTGTTTACTATTTATTGATACTGCTTCAGAGAGTCCAGCTTGTGGTAGTAAGGTGGGCATATACAGGATAGACCCTTCATCAAGGGGAGGCATAAATTCATTGCCTGTCCTGGACCAAATAGAGATTCCTGTTACCAAAATCAAAATCGGTAAAATCATAAAAACAATTTTATGCCCAAGAACCCAGCGAAGTGAAATGGAATAGTATTTTCCAATAAATTTTGCGACTCCATTTTCTTCCATAGGTAGAAACTTTTCTTGCAACATTCTGCTAACGAGTAATCCGATAATACAACCGATAGTAATCGCGATTGGCCATCCAGAATATTTACCAATGTCTAATTGCAATAAAGCAAATTTTGAAATAAAAATTGAAAGAAATCCAATTCCAGCAGCTATCAATCTAGAAATTTCCTTTGAGAATTTTGAGGGTTTAAATAGATGCAAACAAATCGTAGGGACAACCGTTATTGCTAATATTACCGACGCACTTATGGCAAAGGTTTTCGTAAATGCAAGTGGACGAAACAATTTACCTTCTTGATCTGTTAGAAAAAAAACTGGGATAAAGGAAAATATTGTATTTGAAACTGCGGTTATAATCGCTCCTGCAACTTCAGTTGTACCTTCATATACTTTTTGAAAATGCGATTTTTGATTATCTCCATTTGCGATATGTCGGTATATATTTTCTGTCATTATAATACCCATATCACCTACATCACCTATTGCGATGGCTAGACCTGCAAGCGACATGATATTGGAATCAATTTTAAAAAAATACATGAGTATAAAACATAATGAAAAAGCTAATGGGAAGGTAACGAGAACAGATATTGTACTTCTTACATGCATTAGAAAAACTAAAATTACAATACTACAAAGAATTGATTCTTCCAAAAGTGCATCTTTTAAAGTATCTAAAGTTTCCTTTACAATAATTGTCCTGTCATAGAATGGAACGATCTTTACCTGGGACACTTTCCCATTCGCTAGAGTTTTTTTAGGAAGGCTTACTGAAATCAAATTGATTCTCTTTTTGACTTCATCAACTACTTCTTGTGGATTGGCCCCATATCGCATAAGAACAATGCCACCAACTGCTTCAACTCCCCCTTTATCAAGTGAACCCCTTCTAAAATCAGGACCTATTGTTACTGTTGCAACATTTCGAACAAAGACAGGAGTGCCTTCTTCTTCCTTTACTACTATATTTTCAATATCTTCAATTGACTTAATAAACCCAACACCACGAATGAAATATTCCATTCCAGCTTTTTCAATCACCTTCGCACTCACATCGAGATTAGAACGCATTACAGATTCATATAAATCTATATGAGAAACTTTGTAAGCTCGGAGCTTATCTGGATTAACATTGATCTGGTATTGTTTTACAAACCCTCCAACTGTTGCGACTTCAGAGACACCTTCAACAGAATTTAATTGATAACGGATGAACCAGTCTTGAACTGAACGTAACTCCGCCAGATCAAAACCTTCTGCTTCTACTGTGTACCAATATACCTGTCCCAGAGCAGTTGCATCTGGACCAAGAACTGGAATCACTCCGACAGGTAATCTTTGTTGAGCTACATTGAGTCTTTCTAATACACGAGACCTAGCCCAATAGTAATCCACTTCATCCTTAAAAATGACAAAAAGCATGGAGAATCCAAGTCCCGACATGGAACGAATTGTTTTTACTCCAGGAGTTCCACTAAGGCTAATAGAAAGCGGATATGTCACTTGATTATCAATATCTTGTGGCGAACGACCCGGCCAATCTGCAAATACAATCACCTGTTTCTCACCAATATCTGGTATTGCATCCACAGGAGTATTGATCATTGCATAATAACCTGCACCTACGATCGCAATACCAAAAAGAGAAACTAAAAATCCGTTTTTAAGACACCATTCGATGAGTTTATTTAATAGATTCATTTTCTTTAAATACCTTAATGCGAATGTTTTATATCTTGTTTTTTGCCGGTTTCATTCATAACACTTGGAAGACCTTTGATTTGGAACTGACTATCCAAAAGAAAAGTACCCCTTACTACTACCTTTTCATTTTCTTCCAGACCACCTAAGATGGGATAATAATCTCCAGCTTTTGCTCCTAGAATTATTTCTCGCGATTCATATACTCCTGCAGATTTTTCAACGTAAATGATTTTACGAATTCCCGTATCAAGTACAGCCGACGCAGGAATTACTAGTACATATTTACTAGCATTCCTATCATCCAAATCAATCTTAGGAATTTGCACTAGAGTCATTCCGCAAATAGGACATTGACCTCGGGTATCACGAATGATTTCGGGATGTTGGGGGCATGTATATTTACCTTCCACACCAGAAGGAGCCGCTTTTCCATTTGATAAAACAGGTACGCTAATGTTTGCACTTACATACATACCGGGTTTCAATCTTCTATTTTTATTGGAAATATTCACGATCACTTTAATCGTTCTGGATTCTTCTGAAACCGCAGGTTTAATGAGCCAAATTCTTCCTTTGAATTTTTCTCCTGGAAAACTCTCGGCGGTAATTGAGACAGATTGCCCATAACGTATAAATGGATATTCTGATTCATAGATATCAATTTCTGCCCAAACAGACTCTAAGTTTGATAACTTAAAAAGTGTATCGCCGGGTTTTACAGCTGCCTTTTCCAAAGCCATTTTTTCGATAACGGTTCCAGAAACGGGAGAATAGATTTTTACACCTTCCTGAATCTTCTTTGTTTTAATTAAATTTTCAATTTGTAAATCAGTGATTCCTAATCTGAGAAGTCTCTGCTTCGCAGAAGAGGCAAGATCAGGCATGGACTCCATGTCCTGAGATAATAATAATTCATTTTGCGCAAGAATCAAATCCGGGCTGTATATTTCGAGAATATGATCTCCCTTTTTTACTTCTACGCCTGTAAAATTTGCAAAGATTTTGTTGATATACCCATCAATTCTGCTCGTGATAGTTGTATAAGTTTCTTCATTGATTTGAATTTTCCCAAATGATTTCAGCTGAGAAGTGAGCTGTATTCTCTTTGCAGGAACTGCTTCCACTTCTGCCATTCTAATTTCTCTTTCGCTTAATGTAAGTTGGTTTGATATTTCTAAGTCTGTATCCCTAACGGCTTCGGTTGGTAATTGTCTCGTTTTAGTTTCATGGCTAGCATGTTCATTGATCACTGGTTTTTGTTCTGTTTTGTTGCATAGGACAAAAATCGAAAATAAAATCGCTACAAAAATTGTCTTTAATATATCACAAAAAAATAATTTCATTGCCTATCCTATCCTATCCTAAAGATCACTATAAATATTTTACTTTTGTTCCAGAATTTCCCAAGCTAAAATCCAGCCAATATACCAGGCCTATCCTTCTTGACTGCACTTGATTAGTCTACTCCATGAGTTGACTAATCATATGTTAACTCTTAAAAGCCGGCAATTGACCGTTTAAATCAAGTGAAATATTTTTACATTTGTTTCAGACCCAATCAATCTGCCAACTTCCAGATCTTTGAAGAAATTTCAAAATTGTTTATACCACTTACCTTTCACTACCATGGCATCTTTTTTTGCAAAACCGATGATCGTTCTAGATTTTAATCTTTAAGAACCATGTTCAAGAAGAACAAAATCTGAATTGAATTATTTTTTGTTATGCGCAACCTCAAAAAATAAAATTAGATTCGTTCTAAATATAGTTTGGAGATAACAATAAATTACCGACTTGGGAAATTCGCTTTTTGTAGCTGAATATACACTTGATTCCAAATCATAATCTTTGGATATTAAAAACGATTTAAAGAATTTGAAAAACAAGATCCTACCTTTACAACTGCAATCAATTTGATTTCCATATAAGACATCGGGTATTCCTCAGCAAAACATTGAGAGTATGACCGAACCAATTAGTCCGTTTTTTCCCATATGACGTTGCCATACACTGAATGAATGGAACCATTTTCCATTTATATTATTTTCTCGGAACCTTCCTTTATTAGGTCGCTAGATAAGGTCATTGCCAAAATTTTCCGAATGTCTTCATTGCAACAGTTCTATTCTCGTCAACACGAAAGATAATGTCTTTATTTGAATTCTTAGATTTAATCGCAAGTATAACGGCACCGGCAATCAGTTCCAAAACACCACCCAAACTCATTTTCCATCTAACAACTAATGTATAAAGCAAGTCAAAAATCATACATAGCTAAATCCATAAAAATAAGAAATTGATTTATGATACATAAGGCAGGCCGTTCTTTACTTTAATTTCGAAATTAGACCTACAAGGAAATAAATCAGGAGCGATCTGTTTTAACTGATTCGAGTTTGTCGTAATTATTATCCTGTTTGTCTGATATCTACTGCAAATTTTGGCTTTTCTAATTTTCTTGCTCCATAGACAAAGATATTTCCTTTAAACTTCATATAGAATTTCAATCAAACATTAGCTTTTCATATTAGGAGACCACGCCCAATTCTCTTATAAAAAATCTGTTAGACCTTTATTAATGTCTACAAAGGGATGGTGTAACTGTTTAACATAGCCAAATGATTCTGATCTAGATACATCTAATTTGGCAAACGAAACCCAATTCAAGCTGTTATTCTCGCTGGAGCAGGCTCTTAAGCTTTTAGAATAGAATTTCTATATCCTTATGCGAATGTTTCTTTGATTTGTTTGTTTTTACTCGGATGAGTATACTGTGCCTTAACTCTTAACGCCTCTTTTTTTGCAAGAAAGGTTAGCGTTTCTCTGTTATTAGGAATACTTAAATTCGAGTAATTTCTAAAAAATTGATCTAGTACTGCTTATCTAACGAATTATGCATCCTTGTTCACTTTTCTCCAAAACTCACTTCAGGCAATATCCGAAATTAACCCTTCCGCCGAATTTTCTTTCATTCCAACACGCAATGAATTTTTCATTTTTATTTATTTTAATAAACATTACATTGTATTCAAAAAACTAAACCGATTTTTAAGTTAGTTTTCTCCGACAAGAAAGAA
Encoded here:
- a CDS encoding efflux RND transporter permease subunit codes for the protein MNLLNKLIEWCLKNGFLVSLFGIAIVGAGYYAMINTPVDAIPDIGEKQVIVFADWPGRSPQDIDNQVTYPLSISLSGTPGVKTIRSMSGLGFSMLFVIFKDEVDYYWARSRVLERLNVAQQRLPVGVIPVLGPDATALGQVYWYTVEAEGFDLAELRSVQDWFIRYQLNSVEGVSEVATVGGFVKQYQINVNPDKLRAYKVSHIDLYESVMRSNLDVSAKVIEKAGMEYFIRGVGFIKSIEDIENIVVKEEEGTPVFVRNVATVTIGPDFRRGSLDKGGVEAVGGIVLMRYGANPQEVVDEVKKRINLISVSLPKKTLANGKVSQVKIVPFYDRTIIVKETLDTLKDALLEESILCSIVILVFLMHVRSTISVLVTFPLAFSLCFILMYFFKIDSNIMSLAGLAIAIGDVGDMGIIMTENIYRHIANGDNQKSHFQKVYEGTTEVAGAIITAVSNTIFSFIPVFFLTDQEGKLFRPLAFTKTFAISASVILAITVVPTICLHLFKPSKFSKEISRLIAAGIGFLSIFISKFALLQLDIGKYSGWPIAITIGCIIGLLVSRMLQEKFLPMEENGVAKFIGKYYSISLRWVLGHKIVFMILPILILVTGISIWSRTGNEFMPPLDEGSILYMPTLLPQAGLSEAVSINSKQDLAIGAVPEVHSVVGKIGRSGSALDPAPISMVETIINLKPESEWRKIPVQRWFSGLPKFLKAPLVFLFPEERQITKNEVLKDIQERSSIPGVIPTFLQPIQARIVMLQTGFRAMMGVKIYGKDLKEIEKIGLQMEDILKSVPGTVDVIADRIVGKPYLEFNIDRVKIARYGINIKDVQDAIEIAIGGMNVTETVEERERYPVQIRYLREFRNDIPELEKIFVPTINKSTQIPLSQLVTIKSVLGPQEIKGEKGLLTGYVTLNTRDRDEIGVVEDAEKALQGALRAGHLIIPAGYYWEWSGQFENQRRATARMKIVIPVCLFLMFLMLYMGFERKWIAFIIYFGVLVSASGGFIMLSLWHVNLSVAVWVGFLVLFGVVDDDGVVISTYLESIFKNAKFNNIDEIREAVLQGGLKRIRPCLMTAATTIFGLAPIFWSNGRGSDIMQPMAIPSVGGMLISIVTLFIVPCLFCAVEEWKWKRSGVTN
- a CDS encoding efflux RND transporter periplasmic adaptor subunit, with amino-acid sequence MKLFFCDILKTIFVAILFSIFVLCNKTEQKPVINEHASHETKTRQLPTEAVRDTDLEISNQLTLSEREIRMAEVEAVPAKRIQLTSQLKSFGKIQINEETYTTITSRIDGYINKIFANFTGVEVKKGDHILEIYSPDLILAQNELLLSQDMESMPDLASSAKQRLLRLGITDLQIENLIKTKKIQEGVKIYSPVSGTVIEKMALEKAAVKPGDTLFKLSNLESVWAEIDIYESEYPFIRYGQSVSITAESFPGEKFKGRIWLIKPAVSEESRTIKVIVNISNKNRRLKPGMYVSANISVPVLSNGKAAPSGVEGKYTCPQHPEIIRDTRGQCPICGMTLVQIPKIDLDDRNASKYVLVIPASAVLDTGIRKIIYVEKSAGVYESREIILGAKAGDYYPILGGLEENEKVVVRGTFLLDSQFQIKGLPSVMNETGKKQDIKHSH